The following proteins come from a genomic window of Pirellulales bacterium:
- a CDS encoding response regulator has product MPRILLTDDEVHILRAAEFKLQRAGYDVVCAGDGEEAWASILQQLPDLVVTDCQMPRLDGFGLCRRIRENPATRQLPIIMLTAKGFEIAADALAEKYGVRELIDKPFSPRELLKVCNEILRPAGVAVE; this is encoded by the coding sequence ATGCCCCGTATTCTGTTGACCGACGACGAAGTGCACATCTTGCGTGCGGCCGAGTTCAAATTGCAACGTGCCGGCTATGACGTGGTCTGCGCCGGCGATGGCGAAGAGGCCTGGGCCTCGATCTTGCAGCAACTGCCCGACCTGGTGGTGACCGACTGCCAGATGCCGCGGCTCGACGGGTTCGGACTGTGCCGGCGCATCCGCGAGAACCCCGCCACGCGCCAGCTGCCGATCATCATGCTCACGGCCAAGGGCTTCGAGATCGCCGCCGACGCGTTGGCCGAAAAATACGGCGTGCGCGAGCTGATCGACAAGCCGTTCAGCCCCCGCGAGCTGCTCAAGGTTTGCAACGAGATTCTGCGTCCGGCCGGCGTGGCCGTGGAGTAA
- a CDS encoding STAS domain-containing protein — protein MNLPTETFDHVVVVHTPEELGRDQADDFTAFMSTLDRRSIVLDMDQTETVDSGGLTALLDVYDAAHDHGGDLKIATRNPTTRKIFELTRLDQQLEIFETVIDAVKSFR, from the coding sequence ATGAACCTGCCGACCGAAACTTTCGATCACGTGGTCGTCGTCCACACGCCCGAAGAACTCGGGCGCGATCAGGCCGACGATTTCACAGCGTTCATGTCGACGCTCGACCGCCGGTCGATCGTGCTCGACATGGACCAGACGGAAACGGTCGACAGCGGCGGCTTGACGGCCCTGCTCGACGTTTACGACGCAGCCCATGACCACGGCGGCGATCTGAAGATCGCCACCCGCAATCCGACGACGCGAAAGATCTTCGAACTGACTCGGCTCGATCAGCAGCTCGAGATTTTCGAGACCGTGATCGACGCCGTAAAGAGTTTCCGCTGA